Proteins encoded by one window of Pseudomonadota bacterium:
- a CDS encoding nucleotide exchange factor GrpE, producing MTNQSTPGGATPESAEAAGVEEATAGGAPAPGSADELELLRQERDGAREEAQQNHDRFLREAAELQNLRKRAVEREEKARKFAVDRFASDLLNVKDSLEMGLTAAASEPTVDSLQEGMEATLRQLEQAFEKANLTVIDPSDEPFDPRQHEAMAMQEVPGLTEEKVLAVIQKGYLLHDRVLRPARVMVGKPAPAPASDAPTPDAEG from the coding sequence ATGACAAACCAGTCCACCCCGGGCGGGGCCACGCCCGAGTCCGCCGAGGCGGCAGGAGTCGAGGAGGCCACCGCAGGTGGTGCACCAGCACCCGGGAGCGCCGACGAGCTCGAGCTGCTGCGCCAGGAGCGCGACGGCGCCCGCGAGGAGGCCCAGCAGAACCACGACCGTTTCCTGCGTGAGGCCGCCGAGCTGCAGAACCTTCGCAAGCGCGCCGTCGAACGCGAGGAGAAGGCGCGCAAGTTCGCCGTCGACCGCTTCGCGAGCGATCTGCTGAACGTGAAGGACAGCCTGGAGATGGGCCTGACGGCCGCCGCCTCCGAGCCCACCGTCGATTCCCTTCAGGAAGGGATGGAGGCCACCCTGCGCCAGCTGGAGCAGGCCTTCGAGAAGGCGAACCTCACGGTCATCGATCCCTCCGACGAGCCCTTCGATCCTCGCCAGCACGAGGCGATGGCGATGCAGGAAGTGCCGGGCCTCACCGAAGAGAAGGTGCTGGCAGTGATCCAGAAGGGCTACCTGCTGCACGACCGTGTGCTGCGCCCCGCGCGGGTGATGGTGGGCAAGCCTGCCCCCGCGCCGGCCAGCGACGCGCCAACCCCCGACGCCGAGGGCTGA
- the dnaJ gene encoding molecular chaperone DnaJ, with protein MADLYQTLGVSRTATADEIRKAFKRLAMKHHPDRNPDDPEAENRFKEVKQAYDVLSDAEKRAAYDRFGDAALNGGMGGPGGGGGGFEDLNDVFNEIFGDVFGGGARRGGGGRRSRVMRGADIAYDLELELEEAVFGTTVEIEVPNTAQCGTCDGSGAEPGSEPETCETCGGRGQVRVQQGFFSLQQPCPRCGGRGVRITDPCRTCDGQGRVEESRRLSVKVPAGVDDGDRIRLSGEGETGRNGGPPGDLYVEIRTKEHPLFTRDGRDLHCEIPVSYATAVLGGQVEAPTLSGPVSLKVPVGTQAGRVFRMSGKGVRPVRGGATGDLYCRVTVETPVNLTGHQKDLLRKFEESLQEDTGRHSPRSRGWLDGVKEFFDDLRS; from the coding sequence ATGGCAGATCTCTACCAAACGCTCGGTGTCTCGCGCACCGCCACCGCGGATGAGATCCGCAAGGCCTTCAAGCGCCTCGCCATGAAGCACCATCCGGATCGCAATCCGGATGACCCGGAAGCGGAAAACCGCTTCAAGGAGGTCAAGCAGGCTTACGACGTTCTTAGCGACGCCGAGAAGCGGGCCGCCTACGATCGATTTGGTGATGCCGCCTTGAACGGTGGCATGGGCGGTCCCGGCGGTGGCGGCGGCGGCTTCGAAGATCTCAACGACGTGTTCAACGAGATCTTCGGCGACGTCTTCGGCGGTGGCGCCCGTCGCGGTGGCGGCGGCCGTCGCTCGCGCGTAATGCGTGGCGCGGACATCGCCTACGACCTGGAGCTGGAGCTCGAGGAGGCGGTGTTCGGTACCACGGTCGAGATCGAGGTGCCGAACACGGCCCAATGTGGCACCTGTGACGGCAGCGGCGCCGAACCCGGCAGCGAGCCCGAAACCTGTGAGACTTGCGGCGGACGCGGTCAGGTCCGCGTCCAGCAGGGGTTCTTCTCCCTGCAGCAACCCTGCCCGCGGTGTGGCGGGCGTGGCGTGCGCATCACCGACCCCTGCCGTACCTGTGACGGGCAAGGCCGGGTCGAGGAGTCGCGTCGGCTGTCCGTGAAGGTGCCGGCGGGCGTCGATGATGGCGATCGGATCCGCCTCTCCGGCGAAGGGGAGACCGGTCGCAACGGCGGGCCGCCAGGGGATCTGTACGTCGAGATCCGGACCAAGGAGCATCCGCTCTTCACCCGCGACGGTCGCGACCTGCACTGCGAGATTCCGGTCTCCTACGCTACCGCCGTTCTCGGCGGCCAGGTCGAAGCGCCGACCTTGTCCGGTCCCGTCTCGCTCAAGGTGCCCGTGGGTACTCAGGCCGGGCGTGTATTCCGCATGAGTGGCAAGGGCGTACGGCCCGTTCGCGGGGGTGCCACCGGCGACCTCTACTGCCGAGTCACCGTGGAGACGCCGGTCAATCTCACGGGCCACCAGAAGGACCTGCTGCGCAAGTTCGAGGAATCCCTGCAAGAGGATACGGGGCGCCACAGTCCGCGCTCGCGCGGCTGGCTAGACGGCGTCAAAGAGTTCTTCGATGACCTCCGCTCCTGA
- the dnaK gene encoding molecular chaperone DnaK produces the protein MGKIIGIDLGTTNSCVAVMEGGQAKVIENSEGDRTTPSIVAFKDDEVLVGQLAKRQAITNPENTLFAIKRLIGRRFEDDVVQKDIDLVPYKIVKADNGDAWVEAQGKKMAAPEVSARVLMKMKQTAEDYLGEKITEAVVTVPAYFNDSQRQATKDAGKIAGLEIKRIINEPTAAALAYGMDKKRGDSKIAVYDLGGGTFDVSIIEIAEVDGEHQFEVLATNGDTFLGGEDFDKRIIDYLADSFHSDQGIDIRKDPLAMQRLKDAAEQAKIALSSSQQTEVNLPYITADASGPKHLNIKLSRAKLESLVDDLITRTIAPCKVALKDAGLSVKDVDDVILVGGQIRMPKVQEAVQDFFGREPRKDVNPDEAVAVGAAIQAGVLAGDVKDVLLLDVTPLSLGIETQGRIMTKLIEKNTTIPTKAQQVFSTADDNQTAVTIHVLQGERERADDNKSLGKFDLSDIPPAPRGIPQIEVSFDLDANGILNVSAKDKATGKEQNIVIKASSGLSDEEIEQMVKDAELHADEDRKFRELVDARNQAESMINGVEKAIKELGDDKVSEEEKGKVDAAIAELKSAIEGDDKDAIEEKTQALAAASGDIAQRAYAATEGDGEAAAEGAGESGAKADAEDVVDAEFEELKTEERK, from the coding sequence ATGGGCAAGATCATCGGTATCGACCTTGGTACCACCAACTCCTGCGTCGCCGTCATGGAAGGCGGCCAGGCCAAGGTCATCGAAAACAGTGAGGGCGATCGCACGACGCCTTCCATCGTCGCCTTCAAGGACGACGAGGTGCTGGTCGGCCAGCTGGCAAAGCGCCAGGCCATCACCAACCCTGAGAACACCCTGTTCGCCATCAAGCGCCTCATCGGTCGTCGCTTCGAAGACGACGTGGTGCAGAAGGACATCGACCTGGTGCCCTACAAGATCGTGAAGGCGGACAACGGCGATGCCTGGGTCGAGGCCCAGGGCAAGAAGATGGCCGCGCCGGAAGTCTCGGCGCGCGTGCTGATGAAGATGAAGCAGACGGCCGAGGACTACCTGGGTGAGAAGATCACCGAGGCGGTCGTCACCGTGCCTGCCTACTTCAACGACTCCCAGCGCCAGGCCACCAAGGATGCCGGCAAGATCGCCGGCCTCGAGATCAAGCGCATCATCAACGAGCCCACCGCAGCGGCCCTTGCCTACGGCATGGACAAAAAGCGCGGCGACTCGAAGATCGCGGTCTACGACCTCGGCGGCGGCACCTTCGACGTGTCCATCATCGAGATCGCCGAAGTGGACGGCGAGCACCAGTTCGAAGTGCTGGCCACCAACGGTGACACCTTCCTCGGCGGTGAGGACTTCGACAAGCGCATCATCGATTACCTGGCGGACAGCTTCCACAGCGACCAGGGCATCGACATCCGCAAAGATCCCCTGGCCATGCAGCGTCTGAAGGACGCCGCGGAGCAGGCCAAGATCGCCCTGTCTTCCTCGCAGCAGACGGAAGTCAACCTGCCGTACATCACCGCCGACGCCTCGGGGCCGAAGCACCTCAACATCAAGTTGAGCCGTGCCAAGCTGGAGTCCTTGGTGGACGACCTGATCACCCGCACCATCGCGCCGTGCAAGGTCGCCCTGAAGGACGCTGGCCTCAGCGTGAAGGACGTGGACGATGTGATCCTGGTCGGCGGTCAGATCCGCATGCCCAAGGTGCAGGAGGCCGTGCAGGACTTCTTCGGCCGTGAGCCGCGCAAGGACGTGAACCCGGACGAGGCCGTGGCCGTGGGCGCCGCGATCCAGGCCGGCGTGCTTGCCGGTGACGTGAAGGACGTGCTGCTCCTCGACGTGACGCCGCTCTCGCTCGGCATCGAGACGCAGGGTCGCATCATGACCAAGCTGATCGAGAAGAACACCACGATCCCGACCAAGGCGCAGCAGGTGTTCTCCACCGCCGACGACAACCAGACGGCCGTGACCATCCACGTGCTGCAGGGTGAGCGCGAGCGTGCCGACGACAACAAGTCCCTCGGCAAGTTCGACCTGTCGGATATTCCGCCGGCTCCACGCGGCATTCCTCAGATTGAAGTGAGCTTCGACCTGGATGCGAACGGTATCCTCAACGTATCGGCCAAGGACAAGGCCACGGGCAAGGAACAGAACATCGTCATCAAGGCCTCCAGCGGTCTCTCCGATGAAGAGATCGAGCAGATGGTCAAGGACGCTGAGCTGCACGCCGATGAGGATCGCAAGTTCCGCGAGCTCGTCGACGCCCGCAACCAGGCCGAGTCGATGATCAACGGCGTCGAGAAGGCCATCAAGGAACTCGGTGACGACAAGGTCAGCGAGGAGGAGAAGGGCAAGGTGGACGCTGCGATCGCGGAGCTGAAGTCCGCCATCGAGGGCGACGACAAGGACGCCATCGAGGAGAAGACCCAGGCGCTGGCAGCAGCGTCCGGCGACATCGCCCAGCGTGCTTACGCCGCCACCGAAGGTGACGGTGAGGCGGCGGCGGAAGGGGCTGGCGAAAGCGGCGCCAAGGCCGATGCGGAAGATGTGGTCGACGCGGAGTTCGAAGAACTCAAGACCGAAGAGCGTAAGTAA
- the dapB gene encoding 4-hydroxy-tetrahydrodipicolinate reductase: protein MTSAPDRSGASTPLRIALFGASGRMGGAVARTIAEQGGAVRLTGACVSRESHALGKSLGELFALPSEAGGQVVTVNEPADALADADVAIDFSLPAATPAYATACARARCALVSGVTGLDAAAEAALESAAEEIPVLHGRNMSLGVNLLALALRTVAAHLPAAAYDAEIHEWHHRGKRDAPSGTALMLGEAIAATRGDELAMQPDRAGLREVGTIGVAVNRGGDVAGEHTVTFAGDGERLEFTHRAGGREGFARGAVLAARWLVDRAPGRYQMSDVLSLER from the coding sequence ATGACCTCCGCTCCTGATCGGAGCGGGGCGAGCACACCACTTCGCATCGCACTGTTCGGCGCGTCTGGTCGTATGGGAGGCGCGGTGGCGCGCACCATCGCCGAGCAGGGTGGCGCCGTGCGCCTCACCGGGGCCTGCGTTTCGCGTGAGAGCCACGCGCTAGGAAAATCCCTCGGTGAGCTGTTCGCGTTGCCGAGCGAGGCGGGCGGCCAAGTGGTCACGGTGAACGAACCTGCCGACGCCCTCGCCGACGCGGACGTCGCCATCGATTTCAGTCTGCCCGCGGCCACCCCGGCCTACGCGACCGCGTGTGCCCGAGCCCGCTGTGCCCTGGTGAGCGGGGTGACGGGTTTGGACGCGGCCGCCGAAGCCGCGCTCGAGAGCGCCGCCGAGGAGATTCCGGTGCTGCACGGTCGCAACATGAGCCTCGGCGTCAACCTCCTGGCCCTGGCCTTGCGCACGGTAGCGGCGCACTTGCCCGCGGCGGCCTACGACGCCGAGATCCACGAGTGGCACCATCGCGGCAAGCGCGACGCACCCTCAGGCACCGCCTTGATGCTGGGCGAGGCGATCGCGGCGACGCGCGGCGATGAGCTGGCGATGCAGCCCGACCGCGCAGGCCTGCGCGAGGTGGGCACGATCGGCGTGGCGGTGAATCGTGGTGGCGACGTCGCCGGCGAGCATACGGTCACCTTCGCTGGCGACGGCGAGCGCCTGGAGTTCACCCACCGCGCGGGTGGGCGCGAGGGGTTTGCGCGCGGCGCTGTGCTCGCGGCCCGCTGGTTGGTCGACCGGGCCCCGGGGCGCTACCAGATGAGCGACGTGCTGAGCCTGGAGCGCTAG
- the carA gene encoding glutamine-hydrolyzing carbamoyl-phosphate synthase small subunit, whose protein sequence is MNQPATLALADGTVFTGRLGGVAGEAVGEVVFNTACTGYQEILSDPSYARQLVTLTQPHIGNTGATPEDMESAQVQAAGLIVRDIPKRHSNWRATSSLQEFLVEQQVTAISDVDTRALTRHIREHGAQAGCIVDGEGEEATARALVAAREFAGLSGMDLAKVVSTQEAYHWGEGAWRHAQDGEAPSHGKRHRVVAFDFGVKRNILRLLHDAGCEVTVVPAQTTAQEVFDLRPDGVFLSNGPGDPEPCDYAIRAIRDVLARGVPTFGICLGHQLLGLAAGARTQKMKFGHHGANHPVLEAASCRVYITSQNHGFVVDEDSLPANVRVSHRSLFDESLQGIEFTDLPAFGFQGHPEASPGPHDIRPLFERFAKAMEEGTDAASH, encoded by the coding sequence TTGAATCAGCCTGCGACGCTGGCTTTGGCGGATGGCACCGTGTTTACCGGTCGACTCGGCGGGGTGGCCGGAGAGGCCGTCGGTGAGGTGGTGTTCAACACCGCGTGTACGGGGTACCAGGAGATCTTGAGCGATCCCTCCTACGCGCGCCAGCTGGTCACGCTGACTCAGCCGCACATCGGCAACACGGGGGCCACGCCCGAGGATATGGAGAGTGCTCAGGTGCAAGCCGCCGGCCTCATCGTGCGAGATATCCCTAAGCGCCATTCGAACTGGCGGGCTACGAGTTCCCTGCAGGAATTCCTGGTCGAGCAGCAAGTCACTGCTATCAGCGACGTTGATACGCGTGCGCTGACCAGACACATCCGCGAGCACGGCGCCCAGGCGGGGTGCATCGTCGACGGCGAGGGTGAGGAGGCCACCGCACGCGCCCTGGTGGCGGCGCGCGAGTTCGCTGGCTTGTCGGGCATGGACCTGGCCAAGGTGGTGAGCACCCAGGAGGCCTACCATTGGGGTGAGGGCGCCTGGCGCCACGCCCAGGACGGCGAGGCCCCATCGCACGGCAAACGTCACCGTGTGGTCGCCTTCGACTTTGGCGTGAAGCGCAACATCCTGCGCCTGCTCCACGACGCGGGCTGCGAGGTGACGGTGGTGCCGGCGCAAACCACCGCCCAGGAGGTCTTCGATCTGCGGCCGGACGGCGTCTTCCTCTCCAACGGACCGGGCGATCCGGAGCCCTGCGACTACGCGATCCGCGCCATCCGTGACGTGCTCGCCCGCGGCGTGCCGACCTTCGGCATCTGCCTTGGCCATCAGCTGTTGGGTCTGGCCGCCGGCGCGCGCACGCAGAAGATGAAGTTCGGTCACCACGGCGCCAACCACCCGGTACTGGAGGCCGCGAGCTGTCGGGTCTACATCACCAGCCAGAACCACGGCTTCGTGGTGGACGAAGACAGCCTGCCGGCCAACGTTCGCGTTAGTCACCGGTCGCTCTTCGATGAGTCTCTGCAAGGCATCGAGTTCACGGACCTGCCGGCCTTCGGCTTTCAAGGGCATCCGGAGGCGAGCCCGGGGCCGCATGACATCAGGCCCCTGTTCGAGCGTTTCGCCAAGGCCATGGAGGAGGGCACCGATGCCGCGTCGCACTGA